Proteins from a genomic interval of Cheilinus undulatus linkage group 15, ASM1832078v1, whole genome shotgun sequence:
- the LOC121522196 gene encoding CCR4-NOT transcription complex subunit 9-like, whose amino-acid sequence MLATGAAVTNVTALAQVDREKIYQWINELSSPETRENALLELSKKRESVPDLAPMLWHSCGTIAALLQEIVNIYPSINPPTLTAHQSNRVCNALALLQCVASHPETRSAFLAAHIPLFLYPFLHTVSKTRPFEYLRLTSLGVIGALVKTDEQEVINFLLTTEIIPLCLRIMESGSELSKTVATFILQKILLDDTGLAYICQTYERFSHVAMILGKMVLQLSKEPSARLLKHVVRCYLRLSDNLRAREALRQCLPDQLKDSTFAQVLKDDTTTKRWLAQLVKNLQEGQVTDARGIPLAPQ is encoded by the exons ATGCTGGCGACTGGAGCG GCTGTAACCAACGTCACAGCCCTGGCACAGGTAGACAGGGAAAAGATCTACCAATGGATCAATGAGTTGTCCAGTCCTGAAACCAGAGAAAATGCCCTGCTGGAGCTCAGCAAGAAACGTGAGTCTGTGCCAGACCTTGCCCCAATGCTCTGGCACTCCTGTGGCACCATTGCTGCTCTGCTGCAG GAAATAGTGAACATCTATCCGTCTATAAACCCACCCACGCTAACAGCTCACCAGTCTAACAGAGTCTGCAATGCCCTGGCACTTCTACAGTGTGTTGCCTCACACCCTGAGACAAG GTCGGCTTTTCTAGCAGCTCACATCCCTCTCTTCCTTTACCCCTTTTTACACACTGTGAGCAAAACACGGCCTTTTGAGTACTTGCGACTCACCAGCCTTGGAGTCATAG GTGCTTTGGTGAAAACAGATGAACAAGAAGTGATTAACTTCCTCCTCACCACTGAAATAATCCCGCTGTGTCTCCGCATCATGGAATCAGGGAGCGAGCTCTCCAAGACG GTTGCTACGTTTATACTGCAGAAGATCCTTCTGGACGACACAGGGCTGGCTTATATATGTCAGACGTATGAGCGTTTCTCCCATGTGGCCATGATCCTT gGTAAGATGGTGCTCCAGCTCTCTAAGGAACCATCGGCTCGTCTGTTGAAGCATGTTGTCCGCTGCTACCTTCGCCTCTCAGATAATCTAAG GGCCAGAGAAGCCCTGCGTCAGTGTCTGCCAGACCAGCTGAAAGACAGCACCTTCGCCCAAGTACTGAAGGACGACACCACCACAAAGCGCTGGCTAGCACAGTTAGTGAAGAACCTGCAGGAGGGCCAAGTCACTGATGCTAGAGGCATCCCGCTGGCTCCACAGTGA
- the usp37 gene encoding ubiquitin carboxyl-terminal hydrolase 37 isoform X1 gives MAAVVPKLSSGGAVKMRFTSMDLGTTRWKEGTFEILEKENKVNLCLRFNCGGAARTFQLNQNVKNINHNSNRIILTLKDTSVITLDKMPTTLAQRTKDYLEKLKQGKPVLKSSHGSANFSVLGNRSAKNETSPTAERQTTQRRQGADGREDTTPRKPLGSPSRAASTPTRTGLSENRSEKRKRLLNSESDLTEDYPKENDSSSNNKATSEPSRKFLLSCKEKLKQAEENRSTAPLGSAPLQPTSFYGSRSVTKDYSQSHSFLDRPSSTAQTTKRSLMLPNHSTPFKKVRPSLDYGGWNKQRPSTLAQPQPPLQGFSNLGNTCYMNAILQSLFSLPSFSNDMLRQSIPWKKVPINALLRRFAHLMVKKDVSCPETKKDLLRKVKSAISSTAERFSGNMQNDAHEFLSQCLDQLKDDVEKMNKSWTNEAAASSSSSAVSDSGPETTSSSAKAEPGEEADISRIYTCPVAVNMEFEVQHTITCKCCGEVVTKREQFNDLSIDLPRRKKTLPLRSIQDSLDLFFRMEEIEYSCEKCNGKAATVTHKFSKLPRVLILHLKRYSFNAQLSMNSKLGQQVVIPRYLTLLSHCSESTRPPICLGWSPQTSMSRTLKTSPLVNSSTAPLRRIGGKVANSSCTSVLLDSDCEEETSRKVNQSRKRRLSSCLPEDDDRPEERAAPLDAADFSGINDDEMLAAVLEMSRQEAGLSAPTSLEDEPTSSPDTGFGDTDAHDLVYHTDLMEMDNKQPADVLDSLDLTMDENKENQTPEGVQPQGELDWVQQYSLDQEREEQELQQALAQSLQEHEAQEMREDDDLKRATELSLQEFNNSLPELLCSDEDSGNEDVFDMEYTEAEAENLKRNAESGDLANSFRLISVVSHIGSSSSSGHYICDVYDMKKQSWLTYNDLDVSRTQESAVQRDRDRSGYIFFYMHKDVFEQLSEMEKSGASTTSEAGRNVLQPL, from the exons ATGGCAGCCGTAGTGCCCAAACTCTCCAGCGGTGGCGCTGTAAAGATGCGCTTTACAAGCATGGACCTGGGCACCACCAGATGGAAAGAAGGAACGTTTGAGATTCTGgaaaaagagaataaagtcaaccTCTGCCTTAGATTCAACTGCGGTGGAGCTGCCAGAACCTTTCAG CTGAATCAGAATGTGAAGAACATAAACCATAATTCCAACCGAATCATTTTGACCTTGAAGGACACGAGTGTCATCACCCTTGATAAGATGCCCACTACTTTGGCTCAGAGGACTAAAGACTACCTGGAGAAGCTGAAGCAAGGAAAGCCAG ttttaaaatcatCCCATGGAAGTGCAAACTTCAGTGTGCTTGGGAACCGCTCTGCAAAAAATGAGACCAGTCCAACAGCGGAGAGACAG ACGACACAGAGGCGGCAGGGTGCAGATGGCCGGGAGGACACAACACCACGGAAGCCTCTGGGCAGCCCGAGTAGAGCTGCCTCTACTCCCACCCGCACTGGCCTCTCTGAGAACAG GAGtgagaagagaaagagactTCTGAACTCTGAAAGTGACCTGACTGAGGATTACCCCAAGGAAAATGACTCCTCAAG CAACAacaaggccacttcagaaccaTCCAGGAAGTTTCTGTTGAGCTGCAAAGAGAAGTTGAAGCAGGCGGAGGAAAACAGGAGCACAG CTCCACTGGGTTCAGCACCTCTTCAACCAACATCCTTCTATGGCAGCCGATCTGTGACTAAAGACTACAGCCAGAGCCATTCTTTTCTGGACAg GCCATCCAGTACAGCACAAACCACCAAGAGAAGCCTTATGCTGCCAAATCACTCTACTCCCTTCAAGAAGGTTCGTCCCTCTTTGGACTACGGCGGCTGGAACAAACAGAGGCCTTCCACTTTGGCCCAGCCTCAGCCTCCACTGCAAGG aTTTTCCAACCTTGGCAACACTTGCTACATGAATGCCATCCTGCAGTCGCTCTTTAGCCTTCCCTCCTTCTCCAATGACATGCTGAGGCAGAGCATCCCATGGAAGAAGGTGCCCATCAATGCGTTGCTCAG GCGTTTTGCTCACCTAATGGTCAAGAAAGACGTGAGCTGTCCAGAGACAAAGAAGGACCTCTTGAGAAAAGTGAAGAGTGCCATCTCCTCCACAGCTGAGCGTTTCTCTGGAAACATGCAGAAT GATGCGCATGAGTTTCTGAGCCAGTGTTTGGACCAGTTAAAGGATGATGTAGAGAAAATGAACAAGAGTTGGACGAATGAAGCAGCAGCATCCTCATCATCTTCAGCTGTGTCAGACAGTGGTCCAGAGACAACGTCATCATCGGCCAAGGCAGAGCCTGGCGAGGAGGCAGATATTTCTCGCATATACACCTGCCCTGTGGCGGTCAACATGGAGTTTGAAGTGCAGCACACAATCACCTGCAAGTG CTGTGGTGAAGTTGTGACCAAACGAGAGCAGTTCAATGACTTATCCATCGACCTACCACGAAGGAAGAAAACCCTTCCGCTTCGCTCCATCCAGGATTCTCTGGATCTGTTTTTTAGG ATGGAAGAAATTGAGTACTCGTGTGAAAAGTGCAATGGGAAAGCAGCGACTGTAACACATAAATTCAGCAAACTACCCAG GGTGCTCATCCTTCACCTGAAGCGGTACAGCTTTAATGCTCAGCTGTCTATGAACAGCAAGCTAGGTCAACAAGTTGTGATACCCAGGTACCTGACCCTGCTGTCACATTGCTCTGAATCCACACGACCTCCTATTTGCCTAGGCTGGAGCCCTCAAACCTCCAT GTCCAGAACGCTTAAAACGTCACCATTGGTCAACTCCTCCACAGCCCCTCTCCG AAGAATTGGAGGTAAAGTGGCCAACTCTAGCTGTACCTCTGTCCTCTTGGATTCTGACTGTGAAGAAGAGACTAGCAGAAAAGTGAACCAGAGCCGCAAGCGTCGCCTCAGCAGCTGCCTCCCGGAAGATGATGACAGACCAGAAGAG AGGGCGGCTCCTCTTGATGCAGCAGACTTCAGTGGTATTAATGATGACGAGATGCTGGCAGCTGTGCTAGAGATGAGTCGTCAAGAAGCAGGGCTTTCTGCTCCTACGTCACTAGAAGATGAGCCAACCAGCAGCCCTGATACAGGCTTTGGAGACACTGATGCCCATGACCTGGTCTATCATACAGATCTGATGGAAATGGACAACAAACAGCCTGCAG ATGTACTGGATTCCCTGGACCTGACCATGGATGAAAACAAGGAGAACCAGACTCCAGAGGGTGTCCAACCACAGGGGGAACTCGACTGGGTTCAGCAGTACAGTCTGGATCAGGAGAGGGAAGAACAGGAGCTGCAGCAGGCACTCGCACAGAGCCTCCAGGAACAT GAGGCCCAAGAGATGAGAGAGGATGATGACCTGAAGAGGGCCACTGAATTGAGTCTGCAAG AGTTCAACAACTCGCTTCCTGAGCTGCTGTGCTCAGACGAGGATTCTGGCAATGAGGACGTGTTTGACATGGAGTACACTGAAGCCGAGGCTGAGAACCTGAAGAGGAACGCTGAG AGTGGAGACTTGGCCAACTCTTTTAGACTCATCAGTGTCGTTAGTCACATTGGGAGCAGCTCCTCCTCTG GCCATTACATCTGTGATGTTTACGACATGAAGAAGCAGTCCTGGCTGACCTACAATGACCTGGACGTGTCACGTACACAGGAATCAGCTGTCCAGAGAGACCGCGACCGCAGCGGATACATCTTTTTCTACATGCACAA GGATGTGTTTGAGCAGTTGTCTGAGATGGAGAAATCTGGAGCCAGCACCACCTCAGAGGCAGGAAGAAATGTCCTGCAGCCCCTCTGA
- the usp37 gene encoding ubiquitin carboxyl-terminal hydrolase 37 isoform X2, translating into MAAVVPKLSSGGAVKMRFTSMDLGTTRWKEGTFEILEKENKVNLCLRFNCGGAARTFQLNQNVKNINHNSNRIILTLKDTSVITLDKMPTTLAQRTKDYLEKLKQGKPVLKSSHGSANFSVLGNRSAKNETSPTAERQTTQRRQGADGREDTTPRKPLGSPSRAASTPTRTGLSENRSEKRKRLLNSESDLTEDYPKENDSSSNNKATSEPSRKFLLSCKEKLKQAEENRSTAPLGSAPLQPTSFYGSRSVTKDYSQSHSFLDRPSSTAQTTKRSLMLPNHSTPFKKVRPSLDYGGWNKQRPSTLAQPQPPLQGFSNLGNTCYMNAILQSLFSLPSFSNDMLRQSIPWKKVPINALLRRFAHLMVKKDVSCPETKKDLLRKVKSAISSTAERFSGNMQNDAHEFLSQCLDQLKDDVEKMNKSWTNEAAASSSSSAVSDSGPETTSSSAKAEPGEEADISRIYTCPVAVNMEFEVQHTITCKCCGEVVTKREQFNDLSIDLPRRKKTLPLRSIQDSLDLFFRMEEIEYSCEKCNGKAATVTHKFSKLPRVLILHLKRYSFNAQLSMNSKLGQQVVIPRYLTLLSHCSESTRPPICLGWSPQTSMSRTLKTSPLVNSSTAPLRIGGKVANSSCTSVLLDSDCEEETSRKVNQSRKRRLSSCLPEDDDRPEERAAPLDAADFSGINDDEMLAAVLEMSRQEAGLSAPTSLEDEPTSSPDTGFGDTDAHDLVYHTDLMEMDNKQPADVLDSLDLTMDENKENQTPEGVQPQGELDWVQQYSLDQEREEQELQQALAQSLQEHEAQEMREDDDLKRATELSLQEFNNSLPELLCSDEDSGNEDVFDMEYTEAEAENLKRNAESGDLANSFRLISVVSHIGSSSSSGHYICDVYDMKKQSWLTYNDLDVSRTQESAVQRDRDRSGYIFFYMHKDVFEQLSEMEKSGASTTSEAGRNVLQPL; encoded by the exons ATGGCAGCCGTAGTGCCCAAACTCTCCAGCGGTGGCGCTGTAAAGATGCGCTTTACAAGCATGGACCTGGGCACCACCAGATGGAAAGAAGGAACGTTTGAGATTCTGgaaaaagagaataaagtcaaccTCTGCCTTAGATTCAACTGCGGTGGAGCTGCCAGAACCTTTCAG CTGAATCAGAATGTGAAGAACATAAACCATAATTCCAACCGAATCATTTTGACCTTGAAGGACACGAGTGTCATCACCCTTGATAAGATGCCCACTACTTTGGCTCAGAGGACTAAAGACTACCTGGAGAAGCTGAAGCAAGGAAAGCCAG ttttaaaatcatCCCATGGAAGTGCAAACTTCAGTGTGCTTGGGAACCGCTCTGCAAAAAATGAGACCAGTCCAACAGCGGAGAGACAG ACGACACAGAGGCGGCAGGGTGCAGATGGCCGGGAGGACACAACACCACGGAAGCCTCTGGGCAGCCCGAGTAGAGCTGCCTCTACTCCCACCCGCACTGGCCTCTCTGAGAACAG GAGtgagaagagaaagagactTCTGAACTCTGAAAGTGACCTGACTGAGGATTACCCCAAGGAAAATGACTCCTCAAG CAACAacaaggccacttcagaaccaTCCAGGAAGTTTCTGTTGAGCTGCAAAGAGAAGTTGAAGCAGGCGGAGGAAAACAGGAGCACAG CTCCACTGGGTTCAGCACCTCTTCAACCAACATCCTTCTATGGCAGCCGATCTGTGACTAAAGACTACAGCCAGAGCCATTCTTTTCTGGACAg GCCATCCAGTACAGCACAAACCACCAAGAGAAGCCTTATGCTGCCAAATCACTCTACTCCCTTCAAGAAGGTTCGTCCCTCTTTGGACTACGGCGGCTGGAACAAACAGAGGCCTTCCACTTTGGCCCAGCCTCAGCCTCCACTGCAAGG aTTTTCCAACCTTGGCAACACTTGCTACATGAATGCCATCCTGCAGTCGCTCTTTAGCCTTCCCTCCTTCTCCAATGACATGCTGAGGCAGAGCATCCCATGGAAGAAGGTGCCCATCAATGCGTTGCTCAG GCGTTTTGCTCACCTAATGGTCAAGAAAGACGTGAGCTGTCCAGAGACAAAGAAGGACCTCTTGAGAAAAGTGAAGAGTGCCATCTCCTCCACAGCTGAGCGTTTCTCTGGAAACATGCAGAAT GATGCGCATGAGTTTCTGAGCCAGTGTTTGGACCAGTTAAAGGATGATGTAGAGAAAATGAACAAGAGTTGGACGAATGAAGCAGCAGCATCCTCATCATCTTCAGCTGTGTCAGACAGTGGTCCAGAGACAACGTCATCATCGGCCAAGGCAGAGCCTGGCGAGGAGGCAGATATTTCTCGCATATACACCTGCCCTGTGGCGGTCAACATGGAGTTTGAAGTGCAGCACACAATCACCTGCAAGTG CTGTGGTGAAGTTGTGACCAAACGAGAGCAGTTCAATGACTTATCCATCGACCTACCACGAAGGAAGAAAACCCTTCCGCTTCGCTCCATCCAGGATTCTCTGGATCTGTTTTTTAGG ATGGAAGAAATTGAGTACTCGTGTGAAAAGTGCAATGGGAAAGCAGCGACTGTAACACATAAATTCAGCAAACTACCCAG GGTGCTCATCCTTCACCTGAAGCGGTACAGCTTTAATGCTCAGCTGTCTATGAACAGCAAGCTAGGTCAACAAGTTGTGATACCCAGGTACCTGACCCTGCTGTCACATTGCTCTGAATCCACACGACCTCCTATTTGCCTAGGCTGGAGCCCTCAAACCTCCAT GTCCAGAACGCTTAAAACGTCACCATTGGTCAACTCCTCCACAGCCCCTCTCCG AATTGGAGGTAAAGTGGCCAACTCTAGCTGTACCTCTGTCCTCTTGGATTCTGACTGTGAAGAAGAGACTAGCAGAAAAGTGAACCAGAGCCGCAAGCGTCGCCTCAGCAGCTGCCTCCCGGAAGATGATGACAGACCAGAAGAG AGGGCGGCTCCTCTTGATGCAGCAGACTTCAGTGGTATTAATGATGACGAGATGCTGGCAGCTGTGCTAGAGATGAGTCGTCAAGAAGCAGGGCTTTCTGCTCCTACGTCACTAGAAGATGAGCCAACCAGCAGCCCTGATACAGGCTTTGGAGACACTGATGCCCATGACCTGGTCTATCATACAGATCTGATGGAAATGGACAACAAACAGCCTGCAG ATGTACTGGATTCCCTGGACCTGACCATGGATGAAAACAAGGAGAACCAGACTCCAGAGGGTGTCCAACCACAGGGGGAACTCGACTGGGTTCAGCAGTACAGTCTGGATCAGGAGAGGGAAGAACAGGAGCTGCAGCAGGCACTCGCACAGAGCCTCCAGGAACAT GAGGCCCAAGAGATGAGAGAGGATGATGACCTGAAGAGGGCCACTGAATTGAGTCTGCAAG AGTTCAACAACTCGCTTCCTGAGCTGCTGTGCTCAGACGAGGATTCTGGCAATGAGGACGTGTTTGACATGGAGTACACTGAAGCCGAGGCTGAGAACCTGAAGAGGAACGCTGAG AGTGGAGACTTGGCCAACTCTTTTAGACTCATCAGTGTCGTTAGTCACATTGGGAGCAGCTCCTCCTCTG GCCATTACATCTGTGATGTTTACGACATGAAGAAGCAGTCCTGGCTGACCTACAATGACCTGGACGTGTCACGTACACAGGAATCAGCTGTCCAGAGAGACCGCGACCGCAGCGGATACATCTTTTTCTACATGCACAA GGATGTGTTTGAGCAGTTGTCTGAGATGGAGAAATCTGGAGCCAGCACCACCTCAGAGGCAGGAAGAAATGTCCTGCAGCCCCTCTGA
- the ybey gene encoding endoribonuclease YbeY: protein MGVVLRNLQKVVPIRRARLRRDVDTLRHILGVQKFDLGVICVDNQRIQQINNMYRKKNVPTDVLSFPFYEDLRPGKLPCPLHRDEQNLGDIFLGVEYVMQQCQEESMDLHGALTVVTAHGICHLLGYRHETEEEWTEMLQRESYILSEYNRLTGRHLEPLTKRCTQDR, encoded by the exons ATGGGAGTCGTGCTGCGGAACCTCCAGAAGGTGGTGCCTATTCGCCGCGCCAGACTGCGCAGAGATGTGGACACGTTGAGACACATCCTGGGCGTCCAGAAATTTGACCTGGGCGTCATCTGTGTGGATAACCAAAGGATTCAGCAAATAAATAACATGTACAGGAAGAAAAATGTGCCTACGGATGTACTGTCATTTCCTTTCTACGAG gaCCTAAGACCCGGTAAACTACCCTGCCCTCTTCACAGAGATGAGCAGAACCTCGGGGACATTTTCTTAGGGGTGGAGTATGTGATGCAGCAGTGTCAGGAAGAGTCCATGGATCTGCATGGAGCTCTTACG GTTGTCACTGCACACGGTATCTGTCACCTGTTGGGATATAGACATGAAACAGAGGAGGAATGGACTGAG ATGCTACAGAGGGAGAGCTACATTCTAAGTGAGTACAACCGACTCACAGGGCGACATCTGGAGCCACTAACCAAGAGATGCACTCAGGACAGGTGA